In Paenibacillus stellifer, the DNA window GAACGTGGTTGCCCAGATCCTTCTCCACCTCGTTGCGGCCAGCGCTTGCAAGTGTATCGCCCTGCTTCACCTGGTCGCCCTGCTTCACCTTGGCATCTCCAAGGCTTTGATAGACCGTCTTCAGATTGCCCTGATCGACTTCGATCACAGTGCCGAGCGTCGGAACATCTTCCACCCGGGTAACTTCACCGCTGACAGCAGCCTTCACGTCAAACGTCTTGTTGTCCTGGCGGGCCAGGTCGATGCCGGTATTGGGCGTGAACGTATCGCCGCTCTGCACCATGGCCTCGATGTGATTCTGCTCCGTGCCCTTCTCGTCATAGTACGGCTTCACAATCTCCACACTTGCGGGATCGGCTACCGGCCATGCCAGACTTTC includes these proteins:
- a CDS encoding M23 family metallopeptidase, giving the protein MNEQNKNQPSHEDSLKTNSGETSHKPSSWNRLFRKRWVFPAVYTAAAAIILTLVWVYQDAGHKPLSTDTAAVVTDDVSGGVQKAAQGDAKDPNALEVTATAESLAWPVADPASVEIVKPYYDEKGTEQNHIEAMVQSGDTFTPNTGIDLARQDNKTFDVKAAVSGEVTRVEDVPTLGTVIEVDQGNLKTVYQSLGDAKVKQGDQVKQGDTLASAGRNEVEKDLGNHVHFEVYQDSKLVNPSDLLPQK